The DNA window CGCGGAAGCCCACATTGCGGCGCTCGACTCGCATATCTAGACTCAGCTGCGTGATGGGGTCGAGGAGTCAGAGTCATCGCGCGCGCATCGCGGTAACGTTGGGTTTGACTCTCGGGCTCGCGCCTCCGTTGGCACACGCCTTGCTCCCCCCCGGACGCTGATCGGCTGGGGGATGACGTGCGCATGCTGGATTGGGATCGGCCGTTTCCGATCCCGGGGCTGAGCCGCTCCGCGCGAGCCATCATCGGCGCCTCTCGGATGGGCAGAGGCCAGGGCGTCGCCCTGCAGAAAGCGTTCGCCGAGCGGGCCACGAAGCTCACCGCGCTGGCGCAGTCCGCCGACATCAGCAACCTGCTGGGCGTTCGACCCGGTCGAGACCTCCTCGAACCGATGCCTGGGCGCGTGGACGCCGACAGCACGGCATTTCAGCAGAAGCTCGTCCTTTCGCGCGGTGAGCCCGCGGTCCCCGTCGAGTTGGCGCGGGTGAGTTTCTACATGGGGGCCGACGGGGTTTCCATCAGCGCCATCACCAGCGGTTTCCAACCCGACATGGCGCCGGCGCCCGCCCTCGTGCCTCCAGCAGAAGCTGTCGCGATCGCGCGCGAAGCGCTGCTCGCGCGCGGTGCGCCACCGCTCGAGCTAGTCTACGACCCGCCACAGCTCGTCGTGCGGCGTGCGCCGTTCCCTGGCGGCGGAGCGCGTCCCTCGAGCATGGTGCGCAGAGTGAACGACCACGGTTACTACCCGGTCACGTTCCGCGATCCCGGCCTTCCCGAAATGGCCGACGTGGTCGTCAACGTCGGGGGTTTGACAGGTGCGGTCGAGCGAGTCTTCCCGCTCAACTCGCATCAGGTCGGGCGCGCGAACTGGTCCGATTTTCTGAATCAGCAGGTGACGCTCAACCCGCCGGTGCTGGCCGACATCTCGAATCTTGTCTTCCCTGATCGACGTGCTGGCAGCGGGTGCCGGTCAGCTGGCGAAGAACCGCTGGTTTCTGCCTCAAAATGCGACCTCGGAAAAGGTCCGCCGGGCCTTCGCGGAGTACGGGTTCGGGCGGGGCAGCGAGGGGAGCGAAGCGCACGGCCACCTGGAAATCATCAACAAGCAGACGAAGAGTGAGAACCTGATCGCGACCGGGCTGACCTACTACCGACCGATCACCGGCAAGCTCTGCTGCTCGGAGGAGGACTTCTTCGTCATCAACGAAGAGGCGCGCCAGGGCGACAGCGTGGAGTACGAAATCGTCCCACCAAAGGGCGTGAAAATTGAAGTCCGCCTCTACGACGAGCAACCCTGTCCCTTCCAGGAGCCCACGACCATCCAGTACTGCGCCAAGGATCATCAGTTGTATCCGCCAGTGAGCGGACCGAACTACGACACCCCCGAGGGGTTCGACCCGCCGGCGAAGGCGATCGCGCTCTTCCCCACGAAATCAGGGTTCTGGCCCATCTACGTCGGGGTACGGCTCAAGCAGCCACCGTCGACATCGGGCAATGTCGCGTACTCGCTCACCGTCAAGATCATCCGCGGTTCAGGTTCGGTGTACCCATGACCAAACCATACAGAGCTTCGCTTTGCGCGCTGCTCGTCGCTCTCGCGCTGGGAGGGGCGTCCAGCTGCGGTCGTACGGTGCCCGGCGATCAGCCGGGGACGGATGGAGGTCGATTCGACGCAGCGCCTCCTCCCGCGCCGGAGTATCCGCGGGTCTCGGTCGGCGGGCAGACCTCTTGCTCGATCGACCGCACGGGTCACCTTGCGTGCTGGGGCGCATTCTCCGGGACGTTGCTCAAACCTCCGGACGGGGTCTGGGCGGATGTGAGTTTCAGCGGTTTGGCGGGGTGCGCGGTCTCGCCATTGGGAACGCTCGGGTGCTGGGGCAGCAGCCCTGGATTAGCAAGCGCGTGGGAAGTTCCCGATGCACTCTTCAAGAAGGTCTCCGCATCGAGCCACGCCTGCGGCGTCACGCTCGACGACAAGCTCCTATGCTGGGGAAATTCACTTCACGCCGCCACGGACGCGCCGCCTGGAAGATTCAAGGATGTCGCAGCAGGTAGTCATCATAGCTGCGCGCTTCGCACCGACGGTACGGCCATCTGCTGGGGCCTGAACCTCGGCGGCCAGGCCAACGCGCCGGAGGGGACGTTCAGGTCGATCTCCGCCGGCAACTACATCTCCTGTGCGCTTCGGCCCGACAGCACCGTGCAGTGCTGGGGAGAGACCGAAGGCTTCTCGCCTCCAACAGGGATGGACGCCACGTACGTTTCCGCGGGCGGGCGGGGCGTCTGCATCATCCGCAGGACGGGCTCCATCAACTGCTTCGGCGACGAGACCACGCTGCACCCGCCGGAAGGTCAATTCGCGCAGCTCTCACTTGGCGATCAGCACGGCTGCGCGGTGCGCGTCGACGGCAAGATCCTGTGTTGGGGCTCGAACAGCGACGGGCAGTCGACGCCCCCGCCCTGAGCTCGGCATGGCTTCCAAGCCCGAAGGGCGACCGCCGCCCGCGAAGAGCTCATCGACGCGGGCGTTGAGATTCTCGACGCCGGAGTCCATGTAGACCTCGGCTTTCGTCGAGCGCTCCTGGTTGCCCGCCGCCCTGATGAGCACGTCACGGGTGTTCATCGGGTCGATTCGGGCGGCCCACCCACATCGCGGCGGCGCGTTCTCCGTGCTTCGGCTCTCACTCGAGAGGCCGGTCGCACGGCGCAGATTCAGGCGCCATCTGCGCTACCACTCCCGAGCTCGAGCAGAAGCCTCTCGAGTGAGCCTTGCAGGCTCGGGACTTTGACCAGCGCCGCATCGCAAACGATGTCGAGATCCACCCCAAAGTAGTCGTGGATCACCACGTCGCGCATCCCCGCGATCTCCCGCCAAGGAACGTCCGCCGTAAGTGCGCGAACGGAGTCCGACACACGCTTCGCGGCCTCTCCGAGGACCGTGAGGTTCCGACGAACGGCATCGACGGTCTTGCGGTCGCCTCGGAGCGCAGCTGCATCGATCCCCGATGTGTAGTCTTGAATGCGCGCGCACGCCTCGACCATGTCGGCGATGCACGACCCCTCGTCACGCGACACGACGAGCCTCGGCCTCGATGCGCTCGCGCAGCCGGGGCTTGAGCGCGGCCCGGGTCACGAGATCAATCCGGACCCCAAGGCTCTCCTCGAGGAAGAGCTTGAGACCCATGAATCCGTCGAACGTGGCGGGACCGACAAAATCGACGAGCACGTCCATGTCGCTCGTCTCCAGCGCTTCACCACGAGCCACCGAACCGAACACGGCGAGGTCCAGCACGCCGAAGCGCGTACGTGCAGTCGGCAGCAGCTCGGAAAGGCGCTGGAAGGCAACGTCTCGGTCCACGCGATGAGTATACCGTGTCGTTTGCCTCGCGTCCCCCCTGCCGCGTGAGCTGCGTGAGCTGCGGGCGCCACACCGTACGAGCACATCAGTCTCGGAACGACGCTCGTCTTCCCCATTCGGGCAAAGCCCGAATATGGGGAAGACCGACGCCACGAAGCGGCGGCGGGTTGGGGCAACCCTAGGGGAGCTCAGGGAGCGTTCGCTGGAAGCGTCGGCGGTCTTGCTGAACCGCGCGGTCAGTGAGGCGCCCACGTGGGTCGGCGAGCTCGAGGCGCGGATCGCGAGCGAGCCCGACCTGGCCGGCGCGCTCGGCGCCTATCGCAACGCGTACACCGCGCGCGAAGGCCAGACGCGCCGCGCGCTCGAAGCGCTGCGCGGCATGGTCGACAAGAAGACGCCGCTGGCCGCGCTGCCCACGGTGCGCACGAGTGATCCGCGGGTGACCTTGGTGGCGTTGGCGGGGGAGCTGGCGGGGGCGGGGTGGGTGCGGGGGTGAGAGGGCTGCCAGAGCCCGGGGGGGGGACTGGCGGTTGCAGTGTCGAGCTGGCACCGCTTTGCCGGTGGCGAGGTCCGGCGTGGGCGCGGCATTGGGGGGGCCTCGTCTCCAGGATACTTGGCATGACAAGCTCTTCGCGGCTCGAGGGTCGGCGCTTTCGGCGTCGTTCATGTTCCCCACGAGCTCCCCGCCCGCTTCGGGTCTGACGATGGGCGGCTCGGGCGCGACGGGTCCACTGCCGCCAAGGGCGGACCCTAGTCAGGCACGCGGACGCCAGGGCGACTTCGTTGGCAGCGGGGGAG is part of the Myxococcales bacterium genome and encodes:
- a CDS encoding DUF86 domain-containing protein; this encodes MSRDEGSCIADMVEACARIQDYTSGIDAAALRGDRKTVDAVRRNLTVLGEAAKRVSDSVRALTADVPWREIAGMRDVVIHDYFGVDLDIVCDAALVKVPSLQGSLERLLLELGSGSADGA
- a CDS encoding nucleotidyltransferase family protein; the protein is MDRDVAFQRLSELLPTARTRFGVLDLAVFGSVARGEALETSDMDVLVDFVGPATFDGFMGLKLFLEESLGVRIDLVTRAALKPRLRERIEAEARRVA